The Blattabacterium cuenoti genome includes the window TTCCATTTTTTATCATTCCAAATATAGGATGTTTCATTATCATATTCTTCTATTCTTTTTTTAACAGTTTTAATATTAATATCATCATATCTATTACTTATTTTACCTCTTTTTAATAATCTTTTTATTAAACAATTTGTATTGATCTCAAAATGAAAAATAATATTAATTTTTCCTAAAGAAAAATAATTTAATATTTTTTCTAAAGAAATTACTTGATGTTTGGTCCTTGGATATCCATCGTAAATAATTCCTGTAGATCCAATATATTTTTTAATTTCTAATTTCAATAAATTTGTAGTAATTTGATCTGGTACTAAAATTCCTTTATTAATATAATCAAATACCACTTTTCCAAGTGGTGTTTGATTCAAAATATGATTTCTAAATATATTTCCTGTAGATAAATGTATAAATCCAAATTTTTCCGATAAAATTTGACCTTGAGTTCCTTTTCCGCATCCAGGTGGACCAAAGAATATAATATGTCGCATAGAAACATCTTTTGTATCTAAATAATTTAAAATTGGAAATAAAATAAAGTATTTATTTAATATTAAAATAAACAATTAAACATAATTTTTTATTCATAAATTTACAGAAATTTATTATCTATTTGATTTACAAAAATTGCATGTTATATGAAGTTTTTTATAGATACAGCTAATTTAAAAGAATTAAAAAAAGCAAAAATGTTAGGTATATTAGATGGAGTCACTACTAATCCATCTTTAATTGCAAAAGAAAATTTATCTAATAAACAAATAATTTATAATCATTATATATCTATTTGTAATTTATTAGATAATATTAATGGAAATGTAAGTGCAGAAATTATTAGTACAAATTATAAGGATATGATTATAGAAGGAGAAGAATTATCTAATTTAGATAAAAAAATTGTAGTTAAAGTGCCCATAATTCAAGATGGACTCCGTGTTATAAAATACTTATATCAAAAAGGCATTAAAACTAATTGTACTTTAGTATTTTCTCCATTACAATCAATATTAGCAGCAAAAGCAGGAGCCACATATGTTTCTCCATTTTTAGGAAGATTAGATGATATTGCATATAATGGAATATCTTTGATAAAAGAGATTAAAAATATTTATAATAACTATAATTTTAAAACTAAAATCTTAGTTGCTTCTATTAGAAATCCAATACATATTGTAGAATGTGCAAAACTTGGTGTATATGCAGTCACTTCACCTTTAAATATATTATTAAAAAGTTTTTATCATCCTATGACAGATATGGGATTAAATAATTTTTTAGAAGATTATAATAATACAATTAATTAATTTTTAATTTTCCTTGTATTAAATATTGAATGGCTATAGATGTAGCTTTTGGTAGTGCTTCATAAAATTTAGATAATTCTATTTGTTCTTTATTTTCAACAGTTTCTTCTAAAGTATTTTTTTCTAAAAAATGAAATTCTTCTAATTTTTTATCTAAACTTGCTTTAATATATTTATCAATATTTTTAGATACTTGATCTAAAATACATATAGTTTCATATATATTTTTACCTGATTGATTTTCTAAACTTGAACGATCAACAGTTTCTGTATTTAAAGGTGCAGTAAATATATCAAAATTCATTATTATAATATTTTTTTTAAAATATAATTTATTAATTGTAATAAATTATTAGTGATTTTTTGTCTTGTTGATACTTTTTGATCTGTATC containing:
- a CDS encoding adenylate kinase family protein; this encodes MFILILNKYFILFPILNYLDTKDVSMRHIIFFGPPGCGKGTQGQILSEKFGFIHLSTGNIFRNHILNQTPLGKVVFDYINKGILVPDQITTNLLKLEIKKYIGSTGIIYDGYPRTKHQVISLEKILNYFSLGKINIIFHFEINTNCLIKRLLKRGKISNRYDDINIKTVKKRIEEYDNETSYIWNDKKWKKYIVKLNASYSINNISFFIEKEIINL
- the fsa gene encoding fructose-6-phosphate aldolase; amino-acid sequence: MKFFIDTANLKELKKAKMLGILDGVTTNPSLIAKENLSNKQIIYNHYISICNLLDNINGNVSAEIISTNYKDMIIEGEELSNLDKKIVVKVPIIQDGLRVIKYLYQKGIKTNCTLVFSPLQSILAAKAGATYVSPFLGRLDDIAYNGISLIKEIKNIYNNYNFKTKILVASIRNPIHIVECAKLGVYAVTSPLNILLKSFYHPMTDMGLNNFLEDYNNTIN